Genomic segment of Triticum aestivum cultivar Chinese Spring chromosome 6A, IWGSC CS RefSeq v2.1, whole genome shotgun sequence:
CGGTAGGGGAGTGAACATGTGAGGAAGAGACTGGGAAAGTACATGCATATGACAGGTGGACCCATGTAGTAAGTGACAGTAGAGTTCAATCCCGGCTGGGATCGTGGCTTTCCTATTACACCAAATAAGATTGTACTCATACGGGGTTTAGATTGACTGGGATTTGTAAATACGGGGTACCAATTTCAGGGATTTAAAGGTAAGGATTCATTTGCATCGGTCCATACAACTTCAGGGCGGAACCCACCGGGCAAAACGCCAAACCCAAACGCGCACCACCCAAACAAACAAAAACGGGATCCCACTGAGGGTTGACCGGCCGGTCTCGACGCCATGACACGGCCCCCATGCACGGCGATGAGGTGGCCTCCACGCCACGCACACGGTCGCTCAGCGCCACCATCAGTCCATCACCCTGCGTAGTGCTCCCTCCAATGATTCCCGTGGCGTCCCCTTTGTCAAAAGGAAATGAAAGTATTGCAGCTGTGACAGGGAGGCCTCGGCGTCCTCTGTTCACACGGGCACGTCCTAAGCATGGTCATAGGAGATACGTACTGTCGCCTCGTTTTTAATTAGGAGCTGAGATAAGATAATGCGTTGGGTGCCCTGATTGAAGATTGCCCCCCTTGGTTGCGCCGATTTGCGTGTGTGCCGACGTGTGAAAAGGCTTTTCCCGCGTGGTTTCAAGTGGGAGGGACGCTTTGTAGTAGTTTTAACATCATCATGGATGTGTGGATTGGTTTCACATAGTAAAAGTGTGCATGGTTAGGTTATACAGCTGGATCATCTGTGTAAAAACAATCTGTTGGAGATCCTTAGGGGGCAATGGACAAGAGCAGCAGCCTCTTCATCATGGCGATAGAacgttttgttatttatattatttttttgtaAGTAGTCAACACGTTGTATAAGCGGCAATGATCAAACAGAGCTCTCGCCAGCCTCCTGAAAAAATGAGCAAAAAGTGTGAAGAACAATTCTTTTTAACCGGTCTAGACCCCTTTCATGTACATTCATAACTGAATACCATGAAACGGGAGAGAAAGAGCGACTTCGACATCATCAGCATCAGAAACCCAATGTGTGCATCCGCAATCGAAGAGCAGGCTCGAAATCATCATCATCAGTAAACCCACTGTATGCACCCGCAATCGGATCACATAGCATGGCACTCTCAACACCATTGCACCAGCTCAGCAAAAGAGTAAATCATTTGCCGCCCAATGTTAAAATAACGTAAACTCCACTGAGCAATAGAAAAGGGGTTCCTTGATGTTAAAGCTCTTGCAGGGCCAAGTTCAAGATTAGGCTGTCATAAAAGGACCAACATAAAACATTGGCAGGAACCCTTTGAAAAAACATCCGGCAGGCATCAACgtcccctccctctcctcccccacaCCTGCGACGCTTCTCCGGGCATCCTGATGAGTGATGGCCCCCTATTTCTCCTAACCAAGCTGTACAAATATGCCCTGTACACATTTGCGCCAGCAGCAAACCAGTAGTAGCACCAACGCATCTCGCAAGCCACCGGTGTCCGCCTCCGTGGCTAACTATACAAGTACGACTCCCCAGGACCCCAACGACCCAATAGCTAGCAAACAAGGAACGAACACCCCCATACGATTCCCACGGCTCAAGGCAGAGGAAGACCGGGAAGAGATACCCATGGTGGAATCGCCGTACCGTCTTCGGCATCGCCGGCTGATGGACACCGTGCCTGCGACGGCGAGCGGTGATCCAGGTATATCCAGTTCTTGCTTTGTTGCAAACATGTAGTATGTGAATGGTTCTTCGGTTGAGGAAGGTGATTGAGTTGTTGTTGGGTGGTGTGTTGCAGCGCCAGGACATGGCGGCTCCAACGGGATGCCGATCATGGTCTccatcctggtggtggtcatcatctGCACCCTCTTCTACTGCGTTTACTGCTGGAGATGGAGGAAGCGCAACGGTGAGCCCTCTCTCTAGCTGTGCGATTGAGCTAGTCGGGCGTGATGttggtaggagtactagcactggaATTGGCTGGCTAAGCGAACTTTTTGGTTCTTCGTTTCGCAGCTGTGAAGAGGGCTCATCTAGAGAGGCTGAGGCCGCTCTCCAACTCGGACCTGCCGGTGATGGACCtctccaccatcgccgccgccaccaacgGTTTCTCCAAGGAGAACAAGCTCGGCGAAGGCGGCTTCGGCCCCGTCTACAGGGTACAAGCGCCGCCATATCCTAGCTTTGAGATGATACGTGCCGTTTGCTGGTGAGATCGCGTTGATTAAACCAGCTTGGCCGGCATTCATGCTGATTTTCAGGGCGTGCTGGACGGCGGCGCGGAGATCGCGGTGAAGCGGCTGTCGGCGCGGTCGCGGCAGGGCGCGGCGGAGTTCCGGAACGAGGTGGAGCTGATCGCCAAGCTGCAGCACCGGAACCTGGTGAGGCTGCTGGGGTGCTGCGTGGACAAGGACGAGAAGATGCTCGTCTACGAGTACCTCCCCAACCGGAGCCTCGACGCCTTCCTCTTCGGTCAGTCGCTTCCCTTTCCTCCCCATCTCTTGTCCAATTATTTACTCGATCGTGTAACACGCCAATGGGGGAGATTAGGTGTGGAGGTTGATTGGGTTCGATTCGGTGACACATGGGGCATAGCATATGCACATGACTGAACCAAATTGTTACAGCTCCTGGGTTGGGTTCTGCAGTCTCCATTGTTTACTGATTTTGAGTCAATTAGGTCCAATGGGGCTATCAGATCGACGCAAAGATAGGTCAATGGGAACCCTAAGTAGGTAGCATGGGAATTCGTGCGGCGTCCATGTGCTTCATGCGTGCAACCTTGCTCGGAATACGAAAATTAGAACTacgttttcaaattcaaaaaatgaaCTCCGCTAAAAGTTATCGTGAACTATTAGTAACTTGATGAAATTTTGGGTGCAATTCATCAGGTACCAGAAAGACCGCGCACTTGGACTGGAAGATGAGGCAGAGCATCGTGGTGGGGATCGCGCGCGGGCTGCTGTACCTCCACGAGGACTCGTGCCTCAAGATCGTCCACAGGGACCTCAAGGCCAGCAACGTGCTCCTCGACAACAAGATGAACCCCAAGATCTCCGACTTCGGCATGGCCATGATcttcgaggacgaggagatcgaggtCATCAACACCGGCCACGTCGTCGGAACATAGTAAGCGCGCAATGCTAGAACAGCGATGTTCTTCAGGCCGTGTGAATGTGATCTTTGTAGGTGCTGACCTGAAGCTGGTTGAAAAATGCAGCGGGTACATGGCGCCCGAGTACGCGATGGGGGGCGTCTTCTCGGTGAAGTCGGACGTGTACAGCTTCGGGGTGCTGGTGCTGGAGATCCTCAGCGGCCAGCGCAACGGCGCAATGTACCTCCAGGAGCACCAGCACACGCTCATCCAAGACGTACGTAATTGCATGGCTCTCCATGAAAATCGCTCACGGAATGCAAGTTTTCTCCTTCTGGTCCGAACATTTTTTGATGGTGCGTGCGTGCAGGCATGGAGGATGTGGAGCGAGGACAAGGCGGTGGAGTTCATGGACGCGTCGCTGGCCGGGTCGTACGCCAAGGAGGAAGCGTGGCGGTGCTACCACGCGGGCCTGCTGTGCGTGCAGGAGAGCCCGGAGCTCCGGCCGACCATGTCCAGCGTGGTGCTGATGCTCATCGGCGACCAGGCGCAGCTGCCGGCGCCCGAGCAGCCGCCGCTGTTCGCGAGCCCGAAGAAGGCCCCGGCGTCGGACCAGTCCTCGCTGGCGGTGAGGTCCGAGACGACGTCCAAGACGCACTCCGTCAACGACGTGTCCATCACCATGATCCAGCCACGATAGAGTTCCTCCTCCCTTCTTCTTTTGTGTATCGTGCGGGAGTTCTTGATGAGATTCGTGGTGATGCGTGAGATGTCCATACACGATGATGGGGGAGGAGGTTGGAAGAAAGAAAATGTATGACAGCATGAGCATCGTCGAAAGACATCCATGGGGATTCTGTGAGCCCGGCGAGGTTGAATTTTTCTCACCCTGTAAATATCTCATTACAGTTTCGGTAGCATCATGCGAGCTGTGACTGCACAGAAAAAGCAAAGGAAAAATGAGAAGATAACAGGCTTGTGCGTCTGAATTTTCGCGCACCGTGACACGGACAGCATGGAGATGCTTTGAACTTGCGATGCCAAAATTAAGGAGATGATTCCACCGTGATGTTGTGAAGATAAAAATCGATCTTTTTGGTAAGGGACTGGTGCCGCTGAAAGGAACAGGCGCCTGAAAAAATATGACCCGCAGGCTGAAAGCAGAGAGGCGAGCAGCATCCGGCCGGTGCCGGCCTGGGTTTGATCTCCCACGAGGTCAAAGAAATTTCGCAAGCATCCAAGCACGCGCACCCATCATCATCAGAGGCCGCTAGACTTGTAGTAGAATACTGGAGTACTCTGCTTTGTGTTGAGCTAACTGACATCTAATTAACGACCTCATGACGCCATGGATTGGCCTCGACGGCACAGGCCACCTACTACTCCAACTAGCCGTCTATCCGGTGCCCGCACGCGAACAAAACATATGCTAAAAAACTCGCGAGATATCAAGATCATAATGATCACTTAGTAGTATTATCTTTTAACTTTAACCAGGCGGCTAACAGCGACCCCAGTCGTGAGCGGCATCGTTTGCTCTGACTTCCAAGGCCGTTTGGACACTTGTCTGAATGTCTCGCTGATGATGAGAAGCTTCGACCGATCGCTTCGCTTGGCCTGTTGCTGCTTGTCCGGTTGGCTCCATGCCATGGACTCCCGATATGTCTCTGCGACGACTGAACCAGATGGAACTCCGGAAATGACACCGCACCTTCTTCTCTGTATATTAACAGCATTCTGATGTCTGATCTCCAGGACTTGCATCACATTTCCAAACCGATCATGGAGCCGACGAGGATTGGAGGAAGGCGGCGCGAGAACTGAGAAGGTTAAGAACAGCTGGGCTGCCCGGCCGGCCGTGCGCGCGCCACCGTACCATGCGTCCTGATAATTATGCGTGGCCTAGCTTGAAACCTATCGGGTTGCGTGGCCTGGACGATGGGTGCGCCGCGATTGACGGCGGCTGCTGCTAGTGCTACCTACTACGGGGTAGGCTGCATGCTCATTTTTTTTGTCTATTCTCACGTGGCTCCGACGATTCCCTTCGAGAAGGCGAGTATCCCGGCATCGGCGCTTTTCCACCGCGCGCGCAGGAGGCCGGGGAACGGCTTCTTGCTTCGTCTTTGCGCTCCGCCTGCATAGCGagaccaactccaccgcgcgaccctatcttgTTCGCTCCCGTTCGTTTGGCGTAAAAGGGACAAacgagacggcccagcgcgcggacGCAAACGGACAAATATCCGGATTCCGTCCGCTTTTGACCCATTCCTGGCCCAAATTTGCGcccggtttggggtgaaacggacgcgcgcggacggcctcgacgcacgcccttgtcccccccatggcccgcctgtcggggacactagcagtccctccgctcccaacgctttaccctctctccccgccccgccccgccgccggcgccgccgctattctccggccgcctcctcaccgcgcagccccccCTCCCCCGCCGTCCATACCAAAtcacgtctcgacatggccgccaccgcGCCCAGGCGAtttggtggatgagtatgtgcgtatgagtgagacaacatgtctgatatCAATGTACAAAttttgccaggctgtgatcgaggtctttggcccagagtacttgaggcagtcaactgccgctgatacagagagattgttggcgaccaacgcagctagaggctttccaggtatacttggcagcatagattgtatgcactgggagtggaagaactgtccatttgcttagcagggccagtacaaggggcatgttaacgggtgcactgtcatattaaaagcggtggcatcacaagatctttggatatgACATTCTTTTTTCgccatggcaggttctcacaatgatatcaacatgcTGCAGCGTTCTTcagtcttcgcgaggcttgcagaaggccactcccaacctgtcaactttgagatcaacggccaccattacaacaagggatactatctagcagatggtatatatcctcagtggtcaacttttgtgaagacaatctcgaaaccccaagaTGAGAAGAGAAAAAGATTTGCCTaaatgcaagagagtgttagaaaggatgtgaaacatgcttttggtgtgcttcaatcccggtggggtatcgttctaaaccctgcactgtcatgggatgaagggaagctttgggaggtgatgactgcttgtgcgatcatgcacaacatgatcgtcgaggacgagcgtgatgagagtatcttcgaccaaagatttgattatcaaggtgaaaatattgagcccctgcaccatgacccggccacatttgaacagtttgcccaattccaccgtgagatgcgtgattggcacactcatgtgAATCTTTAAAATGACTTGATTGAGCACGCGTGGGATCACATtgacaaccaatagatgtatttgtccattttatgttcagtcaagacaatttcgatttggttgtaaaactattttattaaagacaatttcaattgggttgtaaaaACTATTTTAATGGGAGTTGGCACGTCCATTTagagtcgcgcggtggagttggtctAAGTGCAGCAGACCGCTGCAGTGGAGAGCAAACGAGAACGCGCCACGGTAACCTGGCGTCTGTCTACGGCGACGCTGCTAGGCCTTTTCTTAAGCAAACTAGGCCCTTCGGTCACAACAAGTAGGCTGAGGCTCGTCTCATGCCATTTGGGGCAGAAAGCAGACCATGGCTGCGGTCTAGTACAGCGTTCGCTTTTTTGGCCTGAAATCCCAAATCAACAGATCTAGATATGATTGGTATCTCTGTGATATTAATACATTTCCTTTATTAAAAGGAAAACATCTAGCGCATAGACATGTATGGACCAATGGCGGGTTAAGACATACAAGGTCATCGAAAATTCTGCGGTGCTGCGGTGTCTTGAGCCATGCTAGTGAGGAGGTGGTCGTTCACCTAGGTAGTCGAACCTGAGCAAGTAGTCATGCCGAGACACTCCCTAAAAACGTTATCGAGTATCACTCGGTGCAGGTTTTCATGCGACAAGGTTTCGGAAACCTGCTCTCTTCCGGAGAGTTGTGCACGCAATCGCCGGAAACTGGTCACCAAAGAAACAGCTCACCATAGAGGAACTTGGTAGATGTGTATGATTTCTTTTTCGTGTTGTGCTATGTGCAGTCTCTGTCCTTAGTATCTCCTCTCCACAGAGGAGACACATGGAGGGAATGCCAAGATGCAAGTGAAACATGATGAAAGAATtttttaggctggttgtaatgggagtattagtattagtatcatgcatatgatactagtctatgatactatattcctaatgcatagtatcatatgttgtATCATAGATGACTacgggggtgtttgtttccagggacttttttgtgtagggactagaaaaagtcccttttAGAGActttttaccaaacgggagggactttttagggactaaactaggcatttgggactaaatgaagaagactctcaaggagagtcttttttgggactttttgggacttttccaacaatgcccctccatgcattcAATGGCCCgtcaccccatggtgttgtttgattgttatttttctatatactaggaacaacatggtcatttaataacctctaggaagggactagggactttttagtctctggaaacaaacaggaaaggactttttagggactagagactttttagttgggactagaaaaagtcctaggacttatgaaccaaacagggcctacatttattgtcatgcatgacacaaagtagcacaccatttaatatgatacggtatcataatatgatactcgagcatctctttcttcatttaattctatgccacctcatcaaaattgcttagttggcatgcatgatactacctacgatactcccattacgagtggtcttaggctggtcatagtggggagtaacttatactagtgtcatgcatatgacactagtctaagttactatcttcatagtgcaaaataacatagtagcactagtagaaaacaaggctttggtccaggccgggtcagcccattagtctcggttcagtcaaaaaccgggactaatgtgagcatttatcccgattcgtgcggctaaggcattagtcccggttcacctgggccctttagtcccggttcgtgccacgaaccgggactaaagggtgcgatgcccattagtcccggttaggaaccccgttaaacatttttaaaatcctcaaaaacctaacagaaaaaaagttacggggcttttaagatctagagtggaaaaaatcgaaaaaaatactagtcaaatctggtcaaacagtggtccAACTgtcgtcaaacaatggtcaaactaattattctagaatattagtgttactaaataattatttcagttattttgaattttggtcaaatctggtcgaacaatggtcaaactaattattcaaaaaatattagtgttactaaataattattgttttttaaaacaatagtttcaaactcaaacagtgaaatgtgtcacttcatgctcaagcaaaattcatgaagattaataggattgacatcttactattgtcaggaaaacaacaagtgcagacttggaaacgagagagaatagaacccggaagttaagcgtgctcaggctgggggagtgggaggatgggtgaccgttcggaaagttagatgatttggaatgatgagggataattagaggataaattgagcagtgatgaaaGGTGGTGATTAcacactagaggttaaaataattcagaaatttgaaaatcaaaaaaaaattcaaatttttttaaaaaaaagtgaaaaaaaatcataaaatttcctttagtcccggttggtgttaccaaccaggactaaaggtggagctccacgtggccgcgccctttagtcccggttctgaattgaaccgggactaaaggggagaggcattagtaccgaccctttagtcccggttcgaaaaccgggagaaaagcccctttttctactagtgtagtagTGTCATATATggtttcatttattagcttgtagactcattctATCTTGAGAAGCGCTATGTTATAGTAatatattatgttaccacctctcattaactacttgccacataagcaaaaaaaattTAAAGTGCGCTATATTACTTGTTaaattactcccactatgactagtcttagaAGTACAAACTATGCCCACAAAAAGCTCAAGCTTTGGCACTTATACTTAGATCTAGGCAGTGCACTCTCATGCAAAAAAATCTAGTTATTTCAACAAGGCTCATAAATATTAACCTGTACTCGAACTCGATTCACGAAACACGACACGTGCATCTTGCATGGCGTGAAATAAGTGGGTAAGGGCATGCATTATTGCTATATTTTCTTATACTACAAGCAGTAGTATAGTATCCTGTCGTTTATATTGCTCTCTATTAGGGCATCTTTAATGGTTGTAAGATAATTTTTAATAGATTTTGTTATATAAGATTTTTGATGATGTGCCATACAATAAATAAGGAAATAGAGAAATGTTGTGTGTACATGAACCAACACCTCTTGCATAAGCTCTAATATAGAATGAGAGAGTATCTTATTTATTATCTCACATCCTATTGGGCAAACTGGATACAACATATTGGACTTGTTGTATGTTAAGATATTGGTTGATGAAATGGTATATTTTACCAACAAACTATAATAcaaactgttggagatgccctagggAGAAGTGTTTTGGATGGAACCGGTGTCGCAGACGCATGTGTGACGGCGGTCCCGATGCCCGTAAAAGCTCACCCTGGTTTACATTCGTAAAACGAGACAAATGCAGGTCCGCGTTGGATGATAAATTACATATGGGCACCCCGGTCTAGATATTTGCGGGCAATTTAAGGGTTTGGAGATGTTGAACgacctaagagcaactctagcagaccgtGACTCGCATAAGGCATTTATAGTTCGATGACGAAATGTTTTGCGGATCGAAATCGTGCGCGGCAGAGTAGAACCCGTATATGAAACTGCATGATTTGAAAAAAAACTTTCACGGGAGAAATTGCAACCACACTAGTTCATCCCATACTACATGACCATTTatagttcatcatcacatactaCATTATCATACATACTATATTCTACTACTactaaaggagggagggggaggatcTCGCGGCGGTGAGGCCGAGGTCGATATACCAAAATGGATGAGCTCGCGGCCGAGGACGACGCGGTGGAGGAGCTCAGTCCTTGTCAGAGCTGACGAGATCGATGAACTTCtccctctgctcctcgcggatgCGCGGCCACTCGTCGTTCTTCTCCTTCGTGGCAAGGTTGGCCGCGACCGCCTGCTTGAGGATGAGGTCGTCCAGCTCCTCGTCGTGGCGccggcgctccgcctcctcgcgcaagcTCCGTTCAGCAATGGCGGTCGCGACCGCGTCGAAATCGGCCATGAAATCTTCGGGTCCGACGACCCCTCGGCGCTCGATCTTCTCCGGCTCCTGCTTGACGGCGACAACCTCGATCTCCTCTGActcctccgaccactccctcttaACGGGGAAAAGCCTCGCGCGGGAAGAAGAGCTCGCACCGTGGGAAGATCTCACGGCAGAGGACGAGCCTGCGGCCGAGGAGGGTGTACGCCCGTGCCGACGGCCGTACTCCTCCGCCTCGTGAATGAGGAAGCTGGGCGGCGCCTCCCTTGTTCGTCCACTTCCCCGCCGCGCGCTTCCTCATGCCGTTCGAGCGGACACGCCGCTCAAGCTCGTggtcgccgcccccgccggagcTACCACTGGAGCTCCACAGGCGGCCCTACATGACGATTGGAGACGGAAGGGGGCTCACCGACGACGAAATGTGAGGGGCGGAGTGAGGAATTGCGGCGAGACACGCGGCGAGGGATAGGGTTTCAACCCGCGTATACCTTGCGAACCCGTAGATATACTGCTTCGAGAAGACGGTTTGTGAGTCGCGGTAAACAAATTTACGGACTGCGACATATACTGGgtcgctagagttgctctaagctaGAGCGACCCTCGAACGGAATCTCCGAGACGCGAAGGACGGAGGAGGGACGTCGCGGCGGGAGGAAAGCACGAGTAAGCATTTCACCCCGCTTTCATACGGCCGGTGCTTGCGCCCGTGACCCGTCCGACAGTGGTCGCGGCGAGGCGCGACGTGCAAAATTAAAACCGGAGCGTGCCGCCCCCGCCGGTCGTTGCCATGCTTTCAAGACGACGGCCTCGCCCGGTGTCCCGCTCGCTCACGCGCGCCAGGTGAGAGGCATCGAAACGTCGTACGCACTTGCTGTCAGCCCAGCCGCGCCGCTGTTTAGTCTCTACAGCGGCGGCACTGCAAGTGCGCTTCTGTTTACTGCTACGACTGAAGCTTCGGGCTTTAGTGATTCAGCGCTCTGCGCGTGTGTTTCCTCCATTTATCTTGCGTTTGCCCGATTTCATTAACCAAAGCAGAGAGCTGCAACCTGCAAGAGCCAAAGTGTATAATGGAAACC
This window contains:
- the LOC123130844 gene encoding putative receptor-like protein kinase At4g00960; translation: MPCTHLRQQQTSSSTNASRKPPVSASVANYTSTTPQDPNDPIASKQGTNTPIRFPRLKAEEDREEIPMVESPYRLRHRRLMDTVPATASGDPAPGHGGSNGMPIMVSILVVVIICTLFYCVYCWRWRKRNAVKRAHLERLRPLSNSDLPVMDLSTIAAATNGFSKENKLGEGGFGPVYRGVLDGGAEIAVKRLSARSRQGAAEFRNEVELIAKLQHRNLVRLLGCCVDKDEKMLVYEYLPNRSLDAFLFGTRKTAHLDWKMRQSIVVGIARGLLYLHEDSCLKIVHRDLKASNVLLDNKMNPKISDFGMAMIFEDEEIEVINTGHVVGTYGYMAPEYAMGGVFSVKSDVYSFGVLVLEILSGQRNGAMYLQEHQHTLIQDAWRMWSEDKAVEFMDASLAGSYAKEEAWRCYHAGLLCVQESPELRPTMSSVVLMLIGDQAQLPAPEQPPLFASPKKAPASDQSSLAVRSETTSKTHSVNDVSITMIQPR